Sequence from the Candidatus Rokuibacteriota bacterium genome:
GGTGACGGGCGGGCCCGCGGGCGGCTCGAAGGCCGGCGCGGGCGGCTCGACGCGCGGAATGCCGCGCTGGCCGGCCGTATCTGGGACGATCTTGGGGCCGATCTTGGCGCCGAGCGTGTCGCCGCGGAGGTCCTCCTCGGCGACATGGGAGAGATCGGTGCGGCCGAGGTAGGTGATGGCCAGCTCGCGGAAGAC
This genomic interval carries:
- a CDS encoding vitamin B12-dependent ribonucleotide reductase (Catalyzes the rate-limiting step in dNTP synthesis), with amino-acid sequence VFRELAITYLGRTDLSHVAEEDLRGDTLGAKIGPKIVPDTAGQRGIPRVEPPAPAFEPPAGPPVTARAASPVSGGSGGLAQAKALSAAEIARLKGYEGDPCGDCGQFTMVRNGTCLKCITCGTTTGCS